A genomic stretch from Sulfoacidibacillus ferrooxidans includes:
- a CDS encoding APC family permease, whose product MNAGFKKDLSLLDLIMASLGGIIGSGWLFGALYAAQDAGPASIVSWIIGGIAVLLIGLVYAELGGMLPESGSIARYPHYSHGHVTSFIMGWAAWIAYSSVPAVEAEGVMQYASHWLPGLWNAQTSLLTSMGLLLAAILMFGFFLVNYFGVRYFAKVNTSITFVKFIMPAATIIIFLFSGLHWGNFSQVGGFSPEGTSGILVAVATSGVIFAYLGFRQAVDLSGEARNPQRDVPLALLISIFIGIGLYVLLQLVFIAGIAPKDLMKGWPSLSFNAPFAQLAVSLNLGWLAVLLYADAIISPAGTGNVYIASTTRVLYALANNGYFPKPLAKIDAKTGIPVISLVTAFVLGLIFLLPFPSWQSLVGLVSSATVFTYIIGPVSLAVFRKTTPTAQRPYRLKGSSIIAPLAFVIGSLIIYWTGWATDSKLLVAILIGVILYAIFSLIMPDHIRRPDGQSMKAGIWLIIYLLAMLAFTYAGSTKLGELQNWIHYPWDMVTVAIVSFGFYYWGVHSGYHTADVEEALENIEQTKQAGAI is encoded by the coding sequence ATGAATGCTGGTTTTAAAAAAGATTTATCATTACTAGATTTAATTATGGCATCTCTTGGCGGCATTATTGGTTCAGGGTGGCTTTTTGGTGCGCTCTATGCAGCGCAAGATGCAGGTCCGGCCTCTATTGTTTCATGGATTATTGGGGGTATTGCAGTTCTTTTAATTGGTCTGGTTTATGCAGAATTAGGAGGGATGTTACCGGAATCCGGGTCTATAGCGCGTTATCCGCATTATAGTCATGGACATGTCACTAGCTTTATCATGGGATGGGCTGCTTGGATTGCTTACTCTTCCGTTCCGGCAGTTGAAGCTGAAGGTGTCATGCAGTACGCATCACACTGGTTACCAGGACTTTGGAATGCGCAAACTAGTTTATTAACATCTATGGGGCTTTTATTGGCGGCTATTCTCATGTTTGGATTTTTCTTAGTCAATTATTTTGGAGTTCGCTATTTTGCTAAAGTAAATACATCGATTACCTTTGTGAAATTCATTATGCCTGCTGCTACGATTATTATTTTTCTATTTTCCGGGCTTCATTGGGGCAATTTCTCACAGGTTGGAGGATTTTCACCGGAAGGAACTTCTGGAATTTTAGTTGCCGTGGCTACTTCGGGAGTTATTTTTGCTTATTTAGGCTTTAGGCAAGCAGTTGATTTATCAGGAGAAGCTCGCAATCCCCAACGCGATGTTCCACTAGCTCTTCTCATTTCTATTTTTATAGGAATTGGCCTTTATGTGTTGCTCCAACTCGTATTCATTGCAGGTATTGCTCCTAAAGATTTAATGAAAGGTTGGCCATCGCTTTCATTTAATGCGCCTTTTGCTCAGTTAGCTGTTAGTTTGAATTTGGGCTGGCTTGCAGTGTTGCTTTATGCTGATGCTATTATTTCACCTGCAGGTACGGGTAACGTCTATATTGCTTCCACTACACGAGTTCTCTATGCGTTAGCGAACAATGGATATTTCCCGAAACCATTGGCTAAAATTGACGCCAAAACAGGAATTCCTGTTATTTCATTAGTAACTGCTTTTGTACTAGGGCTCATTTTCCTGCTTCCATTTCCATCATGGCAATCGCTTGTCGGTTTAGTTTCCTCCGCCACAGTATTTACTTATATCATTGGTCCTGTATCGTTAGCTGTTTTTAGGAAAACTACGCCTACCGCACAACGTCCTTATCGATTAAAAGGTTCATCAATTATTGCTCCTTTGGCTTTTGTGATTGGATCTTTAATTATTTACTGGACAGGTTGGGCAACTGATTCTAAGCTCTTGGTTGCTATACTCATTGGGGTTATCTTGTACGCTATTTTCTCACTCATCATGCCTGATCATATTCGTAGGCCCGATGGGCAATCTATGAAAGCTGGTATTTGGCTCATCATATACTTACTTGCAATGCTGGCATTTACTTATGCAGGATCGACAAAACTAGGAGAATTGCAAAATTGGATTCACTATCCTTGGGATATGGTGACTGTAGCAATAGTATCGTTTGGATTTTATTATTGGGGAGTGCATAGTGGCTATCATACAGCTGATGTTGAGGAGGCACTTGAAAATATCGAACAAACAAAACAGGCTGGGGCTATTTAG
- a CDS encoding MFS transporter produces the protein MFGFKGIILPKGVWALIIINMMMSIIFNFTSIFINLFLWNQGQNIFSVSLFNLSSVALLFVSYLVGSYFLYQRSIRFVLVMSCIFAGFSFFALYLSHGQAKEWMIIFVGAMSGITQGLFWSANNSALYRFLKSEQYADYFSVNTVIAQAVTILVPLFSSLIIFELTFHVAFLFMLIFVILGLLSTLRLPNVSMHQSLYQDIGFKKTFSKPGTKWSIGAIFSSGFINQFLALFSMVFIFNITNQVGMVALLNVGYSIVSLGGLFLYRRYHISQNKWLIIGVLLIFSSYIMALYDQLTLGILVVLFMRLGSLFFSASSSRQRYRVLMQGDIIWRTKMGMWLEIPLVLARSSVLIVALYVHEVKDGAFLLLIILSSLAMLLIPFFQTRSIAEYEAVYGVGAGL, from the coding sequence ATGTTTGGTTTTAAAGGTATTATTCTACCGAAAGGAGTCTGGGCTCTTATCATTATAAATATGATGATGTCAATCATTTTTAATTTCACTAGTATTTTTATCAACCTATTTTTGTGGAACCAAGGGCAAAATATTTTCAGTGTAAGTTTATTTAATCTTTCCAGTGTAGCTCTATTATTTGTTTCTTATCTCGTTGGATCCTATTTTTTATATCAACGAAGCATTCGTTTTGTCTTAGTGATGAGTTGCATATTTGCTGGTTTCTCTTTCTTTGCTCTATATCTATCACACGGTCAAGCAAAAGAATGGATGATTATTTTCGTTGGAGCCATGTCTGGGATCACACAAGGGTTATTTTGGTCAGCCAATAACTCTGCATTGTACCGTTTTTTAAAATCAGAGCAATATGCCGATTATTTCTCTGTCAACACAGTAATTGCTCAAGCCGTAACCATTCTTGTCCCTTTATTTTCATCATTAATTATTTTTGAACTTACGTTTCATGTAGCGTTTTTATTTATGCTTATTTTTGTGATATTGGGGTTACTGTCTACTTTGAGGTTACCCAATGTATCTATGCATCAGTCTTTGTATCAGGATATTGGATTTAAAAAGACTTTTTCTAAGCCAGGAACAAAATGGTCAATCGGAGCCATCTTTTCATCTGGATTCATCAATCAATTTTTAGCCCTGTTTTCAATGGTATTTATTTTTAATATTACTAACCAGGTTGGTATGGTAGCACTTTTAAATGTTGGTTATTCGATTGTTTCTTTAGGCGGATTATTCTTATATCGACGATATCATATCAGTCAAAACAAATGGTTAATTATAGGTGTTTTACTTATTTTTTCTAGTTATATAATGGCGCTTTATGACCAACTGACTTTGGGGATATTGGTGGTTTTATTCATGAGGTTAGGTAGCCTGTTTTTTTCCGCGTCTTCTAGTCGTCAACGCTATCGAGTCCTTATGCAAGGAGATATCATATGGCGAACTAAGATGGGCATGTGGTTGGAAATCCCTTTAGTACTTGCACGAAGTTCAGTTCTAATAGTAGCATTGTATGTGCATGAAGTGAAGGATGGCGCTTTTCTGTTGTTGATCATTCTATCTAGTTTAGCCATGTTGCTTATACCGTTTTTTCAAACTCGTTCTATCGCTGAATATGAAGCAGTATACGGAGTAGGCGCTGGTTTA